The following coding sequences are from one Nicotiana tabacum cultivar K326 chromosome 1, ASM71507v2, whole genome shotgun sequence window:
- the LOC107760505 gene encoding protein DMP4-like — translation MEIKVENETYQNLDNVENSLLLENLALPEVEKNLIQKAITQTFQSTAHLANLLPTGSVLAFQLLSPIFTNQGECDKIGKSLTVALVTLCGLSCFILSFTDSFTDKKGKICYGFATIRGLWIIDGSAKIPHQIARKYKLKFIDFMHAFMSMLVFAAVAFFDQNVVNCFYPRPSDQIEELVNALPVAIGVICSMFFVVFPTQRHGIGFPLISN, via the coding sequence atggaaattaaggTAGAAAATGAGACATACCAAAATCTTGATAATGTAGAGAATTCTCTCCTCCTAGAAAACTTAGCCTTACCAGAAGTAGAAAAAAACCTTATACAAAAAGCAATTACTCAAACATTTCAAAGCACAGCCCATTTAGCCAATCTTCTACCTACTGGCTCAGTTCTTGCATTTCAACTTTTGTCACCTATTTTTACAAACCAAGGTGAATGTGACAAAATTGGCAAATCCTTAACTGTCGCACTTGTAACACTATGTGGATTATCTTGTTTCATATTAAGTTTTACTGATAGTTTTACAGACAAGAAGGGGAAGATTTGCTATGGATTCGCGACGATACGTGGTTTGTGGATAATTGATGGATCAGCAAAGATTCCACATCAAATTGCAAGAAAATATAAGCTGAAGTTTATTGATTTCATGCACGCTTTTATGTCAATGTTGGTTTTTGCAGCTGTTGCATTTTTTGATCAGAATGTTGTGAATTGCTTTTATCCAAGACCTTCAGATCAAATAGAGGAGTTGGTTAATGCTTTGCCAGTTGCAATTGGAGTCATTTGTAGTATGTTTTTTGTGGTTTTTCCCACTCAGCGTCACGGAATTGGCTTTCCCCTCATTTCTAACTAG